One genomic region from Arthrobacter sp. FB24 encodes:
- a CDS encoding DUF7847 domain-containing protein: MPLRPLMFGEILDGAFQTIRRNPAAMLGAAMLAQTLATVVGEVFAAETESRGQSLGLWLAGMAPPEMVNLGGGLLIGAALLGLVSFFISIVLQGVMVVPVARSVLNRRTGFKEMWTLSRSRIGALLALGGLQILAGIAFAVVLVGGTFLLADSMGATSALIIVPLFLGGIATILLVSIRLMVTPAAIVVEEQGVLDGLRRSWQLTRHNWWRIFGIVLVISLLIGIISQIVQIPIGLATGGFSSVIAPHGGDDGQRVLSAVVGIASIIVTAVIGAVGYAFQTSVMGLLYMDLRMRKEGLDLALQRQLESGEDSDGVPGRGVAPEGNFAGGPTSGSWTRSPYSPPPGYGQPQPYSPPPGYIPPPGYGQPQPYGPPPGYIPPPGYGQPQPYGPPPGYNTPPGYGQPQPYGPPPGYDPPRGLNPPPSGPPPGAG, from the coding sequence GTGCCCCTACGGCCCTTGATGTTCGGCGAAATCCTTGACGGAGCCTTCCAGACCATCAGGCGGAATCCCGCGGCAATGCTGGGTGCTGCGATGCTGGCACAGACCCTGGCGACCGTTGTCGGTGAGGTCTTCGCAGCCGAGACCGAATCGCGCGGACAGTCGCTCGGCCTGTGGCTGGCCGGCATGGCTCCCCCGGAAATGGTCAACCTCGGCGGGGGTCTCCTGATCGGCGCTGCCCTTCTGGGACTGGTCTCCTTCTTTATCTCCATTGTGCTTCAGGGTGTGATGGTGGTTCCGGTGGCCCGGTCGGTCCTGAACCGACGCACCGGTTTCAAGGAGATGTGGACATTGTCGCGGTCCAGGATCGGCGCACTGCTCGCTCTTGGCGGTCTGCAGATCCTGGCCGGCATCGCCTTCGCAGTAGTGCTGGTGGGAGGAACCTTCCTGCTGGCCGATTCCATGGGCGCAACGTCGGCGCTGATCATCGTCCCCCTGTTCCTCGGAGGCATTGCGACCATACTCTTGGTCTCCATCCGCCTGATGGTGACGCCGGCGGCGATCGTCGTCGAGGAACAAGGAGTACTCGACGGCCTGCGGAGATCCTGGCAACTCACCCGGCACAACTGGTGGCGGATCTTCGGCATCGTCCTGGTCATTTCCCTCCTGATCGGCATCATCAGCCAGATTGTCCAGATCCCCATCGGCCTCGCTACCGGCGGCTTCTCCTCCGTCATCGCTCCCCATGGTGGAGACGACGGGCAGCGGGTACTTTCCGCAGTTGTCGGGATCGCATCGATTATTGTCACAGCCGTTATCGGTGCCGTCGGGTATGCCTTCCAAACCTCTGTCATGGGCCTTTTGTACATGGACCTCCGGATGCGCAAGGAAGGCTTGGACCTCGCCCTCCAGCGGCAGCTTGAATCAGGCGAAGACTCCGACGGCGTTCCCGGGCGCGGAGTGGCGCCCGAGGGCAACTTTGCGGGCGGTCCCACCTCCGGCAGCTGGACCCGTTCGCCGTACAGTCCCCCGCCGGGCTACGGTCAGCCTCAGCCGTACAGTCCCCCGCCGGGCTACATCCCCCCGCCCGGCTACGGTCAGCCTCAGCCGTACGGTCCGCCACCCGGCTACATCCCCCCGCCCGGCTACGGTCAGCCTCAGCCGTACGGGCCGCCACCCGGCTACAACACCCCGCCCGGCTACGGTCAGCCTCAGCCGTACGGTCCCCCGCCGGGGTACGACCCTCCGCGGGGCTTGAACCCGCCGCCTTCCGGTCCGCCACCGGGCGCCGGATGA
- a CDS encoding DUF4129 domain-containing protein, which yields MEPDRQEARRWAVEELAKPVYGDAEPDWLTDLWRQFTEWLRSLGSGDPAVHSGVAVPAIGVTIIVLIAVAILLARPRLNARRRRPDRNDVDADPSISPAEYRRRAAAAAARGEWRTAVVEQFRAIVRAAEERTVIDPRPGRTADEVAGQLAGAFGSHAAALRRAAGVFDGVRYGSAGATAGDHAGMVALDQLLETARPDYGRTTADHLELPR from the coding sequence GTGGAGCCCGACAGGCAGGAGGCCCGCAGGTGGGCGGTCGAGGAGCTCGCAAAACCCGTATACGGGGATGCCGAGCCCGACTGGCTGACCGATCTGTGGCGGCAGTTCACAGAATGGCTGCGATCGCTTGGCAGCGGCGACCCCGCAGTCCACAGCGGTGTCGCAGTGCCGGCCATCGGAGTGACGATTATCGTCCTTATCGCCGTGGCCATCCTCCTGGCGCGCCCCCGGCTGAACGCCCGGCGCCGCCGCCCGGACAGGAACGACGTCGACGCGGATCCTTCCATCAGCCCGGCAGAATACCGCCGGCGCGCGGCAGCCGCGGCGGCTCGCGGCGAGTGGCGCACCGCCGTCGTCGAACAGTTCCGTGCCATCGTCCGGGCTGCGGAGGAGCGCACCGTTATCGACCCCCGGCCCGGCCGGACCGCGGATGAAGTGGCCGGCCAGCTTGCCGGCGCCTTCGGCAGCCATGCCGCTGCGCTTCGGCGTGCCGCCGGCGTCTTCGACGGCGTACGATACGGCAGCGCCGGTGCCACGGCCGGGGACCACGCCGGCATGGTGGCGTTGGACCAGCTACTTGAAACAGCAAGACCCGACTACGGCCGGACCACCGCGGACCACCTGGAGCTGCCCCGATGA
- a CDS encoding DUF4350 domain-containing protein, whose product MTPVVESEKRPEPTVTGGGRAGHAVTAWIRRHRTWTLLILAFSVGVGLTILAQQSPRSDGLPLSARNAAPEGARAAAEILGRQGVDVRQTDTFDATMSALDSASRDSASEGSAPGAGEGPGPTLFLYDRNGYLDADQLQALQQATDRMVVITPRLSTLSALGGGIRPAGVVPAGSATLDPGCALDDPAAAGAVSAASAYLYQANRVCYEPAEGLGGLFASSDDGRLTVVGSTQIFSNRLLDEQGNAALAFRTLGSSDTLVWYLPGLADVTAEDTPKTLDELAPPWVAFLGPWLALVAVLAMAWRGRRLGPLVFEPLPVVVKAVETAEGRARLYHDAHAVDRAADSLRAGALVRLARVLRLGADAESPAIVDAAARHLGRTREDAAGVLEARPRTETELVHWAQQLESLEKEVTAR is encoded by the coding sequence ATGACGCCTGTCGTGGAGTCGGAGAAGCGGCCGGAACCTACGGTGACCGGAGGCGGCAGAGCGGGTCACGCCGTCACGGCATGGATCCGCCGGCACCGGACGTGGACCCTGCTGATTCTGGCCTTTTCCGTAGGCGTGGGGCTGACAATCCTGGCCCAGCAATCGCCCCGCAGCGACGGCCTGCCCCTGTCTGCACGCAACGCTGCTCCGGAGGGAGCACGGGCAGCAGCGGAAATACTGGGAAGGCAAGGCGTGGACGTCCGCCAGACCGACACCTTCGACGCAACGATGTCGGCGCTGGACAGCGCCTCCAGGGACAGCGCCTCCGAAGGGAGCGCCCCAGGAGCCGGGGAAGGGCCCGGACCCACATTGTTCCTCTACGATCGAAACGGCTACCTGGACGCTGACCAGCTGCAGGCTTTGCAGCAGGCCACGGACAGGATGGTGGTCATTACTCCCCGGCTGAGCACGCTCAGCGCCCTCGGCGGCGGCATCCGTCCCGCCGGAGTCGTGCCGGCGGGATCGGCAACCCTGGACCCGGGCTGCGCGTTGGACGATCCCGCCGCAGCCGGGGCGGTCTCGGCGGCCTCCGCCTACCTGTATCAGGCCAACCGCGTCTGCTACGAACCCGCGGAAGGCCTGGGCGGGCTCTTTGCCAGCAGTGACGACGGGAGGCTGACAGTGGTGGGCAGCACTCAGATCTTCAGCAACCGCCTGCTCGATGAACAAGGTAACGCCGCCCTGGCCTTCAGAACACTGGGGTCCTCGGACACACTCGTCTGGTACCTTCCCGGCTTGGCGGATGTCACCGCAGAGGACACCCCGAAGACATTGGATGAGCTCGCACCGCCCTGGGTTGCTTTCCTCGGCCCCTGGCTTGCCCTGGTGGCAGTGCTGGCGATGGCCTGGCGGGGAAGGCGGCTGGGACCGCTGGTCTTCGAACCGCTGCCCGTAGTGGTCAAGGCCGTGGAGACTGCCGAAGGCCGCGCACGGCTGTACCATGACGCCCACGCCGTGGACCGTGCAGCGGACAGCCTCAGGGCGGGTGCGCTGGTCCGGCTCGCCCGGGTCCTCCGACTGGGAGCGGATGCTGAGTCCCCGGCGATTGTCGACGCCGCCGCGCGGCACCTTGGGCGCACCCGCGAAGACGCGGCCGGCGTGCTGGAGGCCCGTCCCAGGACGGAGACCGAACTGGTGCACTGGGCCCAGCAACTTGAATCACTAGAGAAAGAGGTAACCGCCCGATGA
- a CDS encoding AAA family ATPase → MSEQTNGFTQGGPGGPALATAEATAGTDPVRQALLDVRHEVAKAVVGQDSTVTGLLIALLCRGHVLLEGVPGVAKTLLVRTLSAALSLDTKRVQFTPDLMPGDITGSLVFDSRTSEFSFREGPVFTNILLADEINRTPPKTQASLLEAMEERQVSADGTSRPLPVPFIVAATQNPVEYEGTYPLPEAQLDRFLLKLAMPLPGRADEIEVIRRHAAGFDSRNLAAAGVRAVAGAAELEQARLAVAAVEVAPEVAAYIVDIARATRAAPSFQLGVSPRGATALLSAARAWAWLSGRQFVTPDDVKALALPCLRHRVALQPEAQMDGVHVDGVLASILATVPVPR, encoded by the coding sequence ATGAGTGAGCAGACCAACGGATTCACGCAGGGCGGCCCCGGCGGCCCCGCGCTCGCAACCGCCGAGGCCACGGCGGGCACCGATCCCGTCCGCCAGGCCTTGCTCGATGTGCGGCACGAAGTTGCCAAGGCCGTGGTCGGCCAGGACTCCACCGTCACCGGGCTGCTCATCGCATTGCTCTGCCGCGGGCATGTCCTGCTCGAAGGGGTTCCGGGCGTGGCCAAGACCCTGCTGGTCCGCACACTCTCAGCAGCGCTAAGCCTGGACACCAAGCGCGTGCAGTTCACCCCTGACCTGATGCCCGGCGACATCACCGGCTCGCTGGTCTTCGACTCCCGGACCTCGGAGTTCAGCTTCCGCGAGGGCCCGGTCTTTACCAACATCCTGCTGGCTGACGAGATCAACAGGACTCCGCCGAAGACGCAGGCATCCCTGTTGGAGGCGATGGAGGAACGCCAGGTTTCGGCGGACGGAACCTCACGCCCGCTTCCGGTCCCGTTCATCGTTGCAGCCACGCAGAACCCGGTGGAGTACGAGGGCACCTATCCCCTGCCTGAGGCCCAGCTGGACCGTTTCCTCCTGAAGCTTGCCATGCCGTTGCCCGGGCGTGCCGACGAGATCGAGGTCATCCGCAGGCATGCGGCCGGCTTTGACTCCAGGAACCTGGCTGCCGCCGGCGTACGCGCGGTGGCGGGTGCGGCCGAGCTGGAGCAGGCACGCCTGGCGGTGGCTGCGGTGGAGGTGGCGCCTGAGGTGGCCGCCTACATCGTTGACATTGCGAGGGCAACGCGCGCGGCGCCGTCCTTCCAGCTCGGCGTGTCCCCGCGCGGCGCGACAGCCCTGCTGAGTGCCGCCCGCGCGTGGGCCTGGCTCTCCGGGCGGCAGTTCGTGACACCGGATGATGTGAAGGCCCTGGCCCTCCCCTGCCTCCGCCACCGCGTTGCCCTGCAGCCGGAAGCCCAGATGGACGGCGTGCACGTTGACGGCGTCCTCGCCAGCATCCTGGCTACCGTTCCCGTGCCCCGCTGA
- a CDS encoding DUF58 domain-containing protein gives MAISGRYVLLALAGLVPIMLFPDWGTVLLVCLVLCAVLLLDLAMAASPRKITLDRTLPGNVTLTGSAESVLTIGNTGSRPLRALVRDAWQPSAGAQNPRQRVDVPAGERRRMKVLLTPARRGDLKAPHVTLRAFGPLQLAARQRTLPCPGSVRVLPPFHSRRHLPSKLRKLRELDGKAAVQIRGPGTEFDSLRDYVRGDDVRSIDWRATARRSAVVVRTWRPERDRRVVIMLDTSRTAAARIDDEPRLDTGIEAALLLAVLAERGGDRVDFFAFDRRIRGRAGSASKGNLLGQLVQAMAPLEPELIELDWSQVPGQIRQISAHRSLVVLLTPLDSGAPEEGLLPMAAQLAQQHVVVIASVRDPMLGTMQKERTTAAQVFRAAAAERALLEREAVAIQLRQMGVEVVDAEPHQLPPALADAYIRLKAAGRL, from the coding sequence ATGGCTATATCGGGACGGTACGTACTTCTGGCGCTGGCAGGTCTGGTGCCCATCATGCTGTTTCCAGACTGGGGCACGGTCCTGCTGGTCTGCCTGGTCCTGTGCGCTGTCCTGCTCCTGGACCTCGCCATGGCCGCATCCCCCCGGAAAATCACGTTGGACCGGACCCTGCCCGGGAACGTCACACTGACCGGCAGCGCCGAATCGGTCCTGACCATCGGGAATACCGGTTCACGTCCGCTCCGCGCCTTGGTGCGGGACGCCTGGCAGCCATCTGCCGGTGCGCAGAATCCGCGCCAGCGCGTGGACGTTCCGGCCGGTGAGCGGCGGCGAATGAAGGTTCTGCTGACGCCTGCCCGGCGCGGCGACCTCAAGGCACCGCATGTGACTCTCCGGGCCTTCGGGCCGCTGCAGCTGGCCGCCCGGCAGCGGACACTTCCGTGCCCTGGCTCCGTCCGGGTGCTGCCGCCGTTCCACTCGCGACGCCATCTTCCATCCAAGCTCCGTAAACTGCGCGAGCTCGACGGAAAAGCGGCGGTCCAGATCAGAGGGCCAGGCACCGAGTTCGATTCCCTCCGCGACTATGTCCGTGGTGACGACGTCCGTTCCATTGACTGGCGCGCCACGGCACGGCGCTCCGCCGTCGTCGTCCGCACCTGGCGTCCTGAACGGGACCGGCGCGTGGTGATCATGCTCGATACCTCCCGGACGGCGGCGGCGAGGATCGACGACGAACCCCGCCTTGACACCGGAATCGAGGCGGCCCTGTTGCTGGCCGTCCTCGCCGAACGCGGCGGCGACCGCGTGGACTTCTTCGCCTTCGACCGGCGGATACGCGGACGGGCCGGATCCGCATCCAAAGGTAACCTGCTGGGGCAGCTCGTGCAGGCCATGGCGCCGCTGGAACCGGAGCTCATTGAGCTGGACTGGAGCCAGGTTCCGGGCCAGATCCGGCAGATATCCGCGCACCGCTCACTGGTGGTGCTGCTGACCCCGCTGGACAGCGGCGCGCCGGAAGAAGGACTGCTGCCGATGGCCGCGCAGCTCGCGCAGCAGCACGTGGTGGTGATCGCCTCCGTGCGGGACCCCATGCTGGGCACGATGCAGAAGGAACGGACGACGGCGGCACAGGTGTTCCGCGCGGCAGCCGCCGAACGGGCACTGCTGGAACGCGAGGCAGTGGCCATCCAGCTGCGCCAAATGGGGGTGGAAGTCGTGGACGCCGAACCCCACCAGCTGCCACCCGCGCTCGCGGACGCCTACATCCGGCTCAAAGCGGCAGGAAGACTATGA
- a CDS encoding DUF4166 domain-containing protein produces the protein MNTPIYERALGSDFARLQPELQEYFSLAPGSGRYGVGEGVFDVVGCRQTWLRPLLRLTAGEEAFFPEYGERIPFRIENHAHLDPFGRSSLTARREIHFPGRTRLFHDTTSFDESRSSPGLVDYVGRYRRLVTDLNLSVTAEGRLRGVSEASRLFLGPLRIPLPAALDAKAFAEQWWEPSEGESGKHRIQVKVIQPQLGLVLVYAGSFDYRLRSYPGAATTPGHLPGYARPDRWESRV, from the coding sequence GTGAACACCCCCATCTATGAGCGGGCCTTGGGCAGCGACTTTGCCCGACTGCAGCCCGAGCTCCAGGAATACTTCTCGCTCGCCCCCGGCTCCGGACGCTATGGCGTCGGAGAGGGGGTGTTCGACGTCGTCGGGTGCCGGCAGACGTGGCTCCGCCCGCTGCTGCGGTTGACCGCCGGGGAGGAAGCGTTCTTCCCGGAGTACGGTGAGCGCATTCCTTTCCGGATCGAAAACCACGCGCACCTCGATCCGTTCGGCCGGTCAAGCCTGACCGCCAGGCGCGAGATCCACTTTCCCGGCCGCACCCGGTTGTTCCACGACACCACCAGCTTTGATGAGTCCCGAAGCAGCCCGGGACTCGTGGACTACGTCGGCCGCTACCGGCGCCTCGTCACCGACCTCAACCTCAGCGTGACCGCTGAAGGCCGGCTCCGCGGCGTCTCCGAAGCGTCCCGGCTCTTCCTGGGCCCGCTGCGCATCCCGCTGCCGGCGGCACTGGATGCCAAGGCCTTCGCGGAGCAGTGGTGGGAACCGTCGGAGGGCGAAAGCGGCAAGCACCGGATCCAGGTCAAGGTGATCCAGCCGCAGCTGGGACTTGTCCTGGTTTATGCGGGGAGCTTCGACTACCGGCTCCGTTCCTATCCGGGCGCCGCCACGACACCTGGCCACCTCCCGGGCTACGCCCGGCCGGACAGGTGGGAAAGCCGCGTTTAG
- a CDS encoding chorismate mutase encodes MTEQNQDLPDADSYDPAASSLAGQVDQSVMAELLSIRSSIDNIDATLVFLLAERFKATQKVGFLKAAHKLPAGDPGRETAQIARLRRLAEEAHLDPAFAEKFLNFIIGEVIRHHEAIAEDHQAAENNGTAASRPVLSSPAPSTAVDA; translated from the coding sequence ATGACCGAGCAGAACCAAGACCTTCCAGACGCCGATTCCTACGACCCCGCGGCCAGTTCATTGGCCGGACAGGTGGACCAATCGGTCATGGCGGAACTGCTGTCTATCCGGTCCAGCATCGACAATATCGATGCCACGCTTGTCTTTCTCCTGGCCGAGCGGTTCAAGGCCACCCAGAAGGTGGGCTTCCTCAAGGCGGCGCACAAACTGCCCGCCGGGGACCCCGGCCGGGAAACCGCCCAGATTGCACGGCTGCGCCGCCTTGCCGAAGAGGCGCACCTGGATCCGGCCTTTGCGGAGAAGTTCCTGAACTTCATCATCGGCGAGGTTATCCGGCACCACGAAGCCATTGCCGAAGACCACCAGGCGGCCGAGAACAACGGAACGGCTGCAAGCCGGCCGGTCCTTTCCTCGCCCGCCCCCTCCACCGCCGTAGACGCCTAG
- a CDS encoding ABC transporter ATP-binding protein, with product MTLNIDKRGTGPVLDIDHLKVTFATDAGDVYAVKDVSLEVNPGEVVAIVGESGSGKTVTAKTILGLLPETAISSGAVLINGNNVISVSPAKLRQIRGRDVAMVFQEPSTALNPVFTVGWQIAEGIRAHAHGKGGRVSAKEAKSRAIDALRKVGIPDPENRVDYYPHQFSGGQKQRVVIAAALALNPGLIVADEPTTALDVTVQAEILQLLRDLRDKYGTSIVLITHNMGVVADLADRVVVMYQGDVVEEATAKVLFAEPKQEYTRKLLAAVPHLGRNSASQGMTERAHQDRKVLVEAKGLTIEYPGRLGSPGFKAVDGVSFTLSEGEVFGLVGESGSGKTTIGRAIAGLNRTTGGSLKVLGYEMLNLKERTFKPLRKEIGFVFQDPAASFNPQLTIGDCVAEPLIIHSNPTPAQARKRVGELLESVQLPAAYAERFPHELSGGQRQRASLARALILNPKLLIADEPTSALDVSVQAVVLELFKDIQAEFGFAALFISHDLAVVDILSHWVGVLYKGKLVEQGLGTQVMGTPRHDYTRRLIASLPVPDPDEQAKRREANRSLLAG from the coding sequence ATGACCCTCAACATAGACAAGCGCGGCACCGGTCCTGTCCTGGACATAGACCACCTGAAGGTCACGTTTGCCACCGACGCAGGGGATGTCTACGCCGTCAAGGACGTCAGCCTCGAGGTCAACCCGGGCGAAGTCGTGGCAATCGTCGGCGAGTCCGGTTCGGGCAAGACGGTAACCGCCAAAACGATCCTGGGCCTGCTTCCGGAAACGGCGATCAGTTCCGGTGCGGTCCTGATCAACGGCAACAACGTGATCAGCGTCAGCCCGGCCAAGCTCCGGCAGATCCGCGGCCGGGACGTCGCCATGGTGTTCCAGGAACCGTCCACGGCGCTGAACCCGGTCTTCACCGTGGGCTGGCAGATCGCCGAAGGCATCCGCGCCCACGCCCACGGCAAGGGCGGGCGGGTATCAGCAAAGGAAGCTAAATCCCGTGCGATCGACGCGCTCCGGAAAGTGGGCATCCCGGATCCCGAAAACCGCGTTGATTACTATCCCCACCAGTTTTCCGGAGGCCAGAAGCAGCGTGTGGTCATCGCGGCCGCGCTTGCCCTCAACCCGGGGCTGATCGTCGCCGATGAACCCACCACAGCCCTTGACGTCACGGTTCAGGCGGAGATCCTGCAGCTGTTGAGGGACCTGCGGGACAAGTACGGCACCTCGATCGTGTTGATCACCCACAACATGGGGGTGGTGGCCGATCTCGCCGACCGGGTGGTGGTGATGTACCAGGGCGACGTCGTCGAGGAGGCAACCGCCAAGGTCCTGTTTGCCGAGCCGAAGCAGGAGTACACGCGCAAGCTCCTGGCCGCTGTTCCGCACCTGGGCAGGAATTCCGCCTCCCAGGGAATGACCGAGCGGGCCCATCAGGACCGGAAGGTCCTGGTGGAAGCGAAGGGCCTGACCATCGAATACCCCGGCAGGCTGGGCAGCCCCGGCTTCAAGGCCGTGGACGGCGTGAGCTTCACGCTGTCCGAAGGCGAGGTCTTCGGTCTGGTCGGTGAATCGGGATCCGGAAAGACCACCATCGGACGCGCCATCGCGGGCCTTAACCGCACCACGGGCGGCAGCCTGAAGGTGCTGGGATACGAGATGCTGAACCTCAAGGAACGGACGTTCAAGCCCCTCCGGAAGGAGATCGGCTTCGTGTTCCAGGATCCGGCCGCGTCCTTCAACCCGCAGCTGACCATCGGTGACTGCGTTGCCGAACCGCTCATCATCCACAGCAATCCCACGCCCGCCCAGGCGCGGAAACGAGTGGGCGAACTGCTCGAATCTGTGCAGCTGCCGGCGGCCTACGCTGAACGCTTCCCGCACGAGCTCTCCGGCGGGCAGCGTCAGCGCGCGTCACTGGCCAGGGCGCTCATCCTGAACCCGAAGCTGCTGATTGCAGACGAGCCCACGTCGGCCCTGGACGTTTCCGTCCAGGCCGTGGTGCTGGAACTGTTCAAAGACATCCAGGCTGAGTTCGGGTTCGCTGCGCTGTTCATCAGCCACGACCTCGCGGTGGTGGACATCCTGTCCCATTGGGTTGGTGTGCTCTACAAGGGAAAGCTCGTGGAACAGGGGCTTGGCACCCAGGTGATGGGAACTCCCCGGCATGACTACACGCGCCGGCTCATCGCGTCGCTGCCCGTGCCTGATCCGGACGAACAGGCCAAGCGCCGGGAAGCGAACCGCTCGCTGCTCGCCGGTTAG
- a CDS encoding ABC transporter permease, with product MSTDSLATTYKDPRASWFRRLPVVSHFNKSVGLQRGMLVTGLVLTGIFLLTAILAPLIAPYGFSQISDADGGFPAQQAPGGKHLWGTTVGGYDVFSRVVWGAQTAVLVIVVAVVMSIFIGVILGLVSGYIGGWLDRILVVIADAVYAFPSLLVAIVMAIVISGGRSSLWGGIVAAAISITVVFIPQYFRVIRAETIRLKAEPFVESAKVVGASNVRIMSRHIFKNATRTLPLIFTLNASEAILTLAGLGFLGFGIEPTSAAEWGFDLNKALADTTSGIWWTGVFPGLAIVLTVLGLTLVGESINDLNDPRLRGRKKAVSAKGGPDSTAGAQAAIQGEVRSS from the coding sequence ATGAGCACCGATTCCCTGGCGACTACCTACAAGGATCCGCGGGCCTCCTGGTTCCGTCGCCTGCCCGTCGTCTCGCATTTCAACAAGAGCGTCGGCCTGCAGCGCGGAATGCTTGTCACCGGGCTCGTCCTGACGGGCATCTTCCTTCTCACCGCCATTCTTGCGCCGCTCATCGCCCCCTACGGCTTCTCGCAGATCTCCGACGCCGACGGCGGGTTCCCCGCCCAGCAGGCACCGGGCGGAAAGCACCTCTGGGGCACCACCGTGGGCGGCTACGACGTCTTCTCCCGGGTTGTCTGGGGCGCGCAGACCGCCGTCCTGGTGATTGTGGTGGCCGTGGTCATGTCCATCTTCATCGGTGTGATCCTGGGCCTGGTCAGCGGCTACATCGGGGGCTGGCTGGACCGCATCCTCGTGGTGATCGCAGACGCCGTCTACGCCTTCCCGTCCCTCCTCGTTGCCATCGTGATGGCGATTGTCATTAGCGGCGGCAGGTCCAGCCTGTGGGGCGGCATTGTGGCGGCGGCAATTTCGATCACCGTGGTGTTCATCCCGCAGTACTTCCGGGTGATCCGGGCGGAAACCATCCGCCTGAAGGCCGAACCCTTCGTGGAATCGGCGAAGGTGGTGGGAGCGTCCAACGTCCGGATCATGAGCCGCCACATCTTCAAGAACGCCACCCGCACCCTGCCGCTGATCTTCACGCTCAACGCTTCGGAAGCCATCCTGACGCTCGCAGGCCTGGGCTTCCTGGGCTTCGGCATTGAACCGACGTCAGCCGCTGAGTGGGGCTTCGACCTCAACAAAGCCCTGGCGGATACCACCTCAGGCATTTGGTGGACGGGCGTGTTCCCCGGCTTGGCAATTGTGCTGACTGTTCTGGGACTCACGCTCGTGGGCGAAAGCATCAACGATCTCAACGATCCGCGCCTGCGCGGGCGAAAGAAGGCAGTCTCCGCCAAGGGCGGGCCGGATTCAACCGCAGGCGCGCAGGCAGCGATCCAAGGAGAAGTGAGAAGTTCATGA
- a CDS encoding ABC transporter permease yields the protein MTTLIEAPPTDADGLLPSKKKSSGGGLGQYILIRFLLIFPTILILVTMVFFLMRITGDPITAALGGRLPPEQLAERITAAGYDRPILVQYFEYLGQLLTGNFGTTLSDNRQVTEMLTTYGSATLELTINALLVALLVGIPLGMIAAHRRDKAPDAVLRIFAILCYATPVFFSGLLFKLTFSVWLGWLPVAGRAKTSSELQLTSLQAPTGIYWLDAVRSGNMAALGDVMAHAVLPALALGLLTAGIFLRLVRTNVIGTLGKDYVEAGRSRGVSEFRLVTKHAYKPALIPIITVMGLQIAVLLGGAVLTETTFEWKGLGFQLATYLTARDFVAVQGIVVLLAVIVAVTNFIVDIVAALIDPRVRY from the coding sequence ATGACAACACTTATCGAGGCGCCGCCAACCGACGCCGACGGCCTGCTGCCGTCAAAGAAGAAGTCGTCCGGCGGGGGACTGGGCCAATACATCCTGATCAGGTTCCTCCTGATTTTTCCAACCATCCTGATTCTGGTCACGATGGTGTTCTTCCTGATGCGGATCACCGGTGACCCTATTACCGCCGCGCTCGGCGGACGGCTCCCGCCCGAGCAGCTGGCCGAGAGGATCACCGCGGCCGGCTACGACCGTCCGATCCTGGTGCAGTACTTCGAGTACCTCGGGCAGCTGCTGACCGGCAATTTCGGCACGACACTCTCCGACAACCGCCAGGTCACGGAGATGCTGACCACCTACGGTTCCGCCACCCTTGAACTGACCATCAATGCGTTGCTGGTCGCACTGCTGGTGGGCATCCCGCTCGGCATGATCGCGGCGCACCGCCGCGACAAAGCACCCGACGCCGTGCTGCGCATCTTTGCGATTCTTTGCTACGCAACGCCGGTGTTCTTCTCCGGGCTGCTCTTCAAGCTGACCTTCTCCGTATGGCTGGGTTGGCTCCCGGTTGCCGGACGCGCCAAGACGTCCAGCGAACTGCAACTCACCTCGCTTCAGGCTCCCACCGGCATCTACTGGCTGGATGCCGTCCGCAGCGGCAACATGGCCGCCCTCGGTGACGTCATGGCACATGCTGTGCTGCCCGCCCTTGCCCTCGGACTGTTGACGGCCGGCATCTTCCTGCGCCTGGTCCGCACCAACGTCATCGGCACGCTCGGCAAGGACTACGTGGAAGCAGGCCGTTCACGCGGCGTCAGCGAATTCCGCCTGGTGACCAAGCACGCCTACAAGCCTGCCCTTATTCCCATCATCACCGTGATGGGCCTGCAGATCGCAGTTCTGCTCGGCGGTGCGGTGCTGACCGAAACAACCTTTGAATGGAAAGGCCTGGGCTTCCAGCTGGCCACCTACCTGACGGCCCGTGACTTCGTGGCTGTCCAGGGCATCGTGGTCCTCCTAGCAGTGATCGTGGCCGTGACCAACTTCATCGTGGACATTGTCGCCGCGCTGATCGACCCCCGCGTGAGGTACTGA